A single window of Chitinophagales bacterium DNA harbors:
- a CDS encoding DUF4920 domain-containing protein, translated as MLQKKSLLLFFVAALLVGCNSSSSSPQAESSDAVQLVDNGVQHFGEKIDESGVMSLDDMLSKVSMGETGSMKIKTKAEVEAVCQVKGCWMTLKKPDGNTMRVTFKDYGFFMPKDIVGKTVIIEGEAKVDTTTVDDLRHYAEDEGLPREEIEKITEPEVDVTFIADGVILKNQ; from the coding sequence ATGTTGCAGAAAAAATCCTTATTGTTATTTTTCGTAGCCGCCTTGTTGGTGGGCTGCAATAGTAGTAGTTCAAGCCCTCAAGCAGAATCTTCTGATGCTGTTCAGTTGGTAGATAACGGTGTTCAGCACTTTGGAGAAAAAATTGATGAAAGTGGCGTGATGTCGTTGGACGATATGTTGTCGAAGGTTTCGATGGGAGAAACGGGTTCGATGAAGATCAAGACCAAGGCTGAAGTTGAAGCGGTTTGTCAGGTGAAAGGTTGTTGGATGACTTTGAAGAAACCTGATGGCAATACGATGCGTGTGACTTTCAAAGATTATGGTTTTTTCATGCCCAAGGATATTGTGGGCAAAACGGTTATCATTGAAGGTGAAGCAAAAGTAGATACTACTACTGTAGACGACTTGCGTCACTATGCCGAGGATGAAGGTTTGCCACGAGAAGAAATTGAAAAAATTACGGAACCTGAAGTAGATGTTACCTTCATTGCAGACGGGGTAATTTTGAAGAATCAATAA
- a CDS encoding OmpH family outer membrane protein, whose protein sequence is MKKIVCLLSLILFVSINVHAQSVGIVDTKQILQQIPEYGDAQKQLDQIVEGWRKEIEQKHKNIDEMYRAYQAEQVLLTENERTRREEAIVNKEKEMREFQKDKFGTEGDLFQKRQELVQPIQDDVFQAIEKAAKKRKIDIVLDKSEGAAILFFTPEYDMTSAVLKELGISTN, encoded by the coding sequence ATGAAAAAGATAGTTTGTTTATTATCGCTTATTTTATTCGTGTCTATTAATGTTCATGCTCAAAGTGTAGGGATTGTAGATACCAAACAAATTCTCCAACAAATACCTGAATATGGTGATGCTCAGAAGCAGTTGGACCAAATTGTAGAAGGTTGGAGAAAAGAAATCGAACAAAAGCACAAAAACATTGATGAAATGTATCGTGCTTACCAAGCCGAACAAGTATTACTGACTGAAAATGAACGCACACGACGTGAGGAGGCAATTGTGAACAAAGAAAAAGAAATGCGAGAATTTCAGAAAGACAAATTCGGTACAGAAGGTGACTTGTTTCAAAAACGTCAAGAATTGGTTCAACCTATTCAAGATGATGTTTTCCAAGCAATTGAAAAAGCTGCAAAGAAGAGAAAAATTGACATTGTGTTGGATAAGTCTGAAGGAGCAGCTATATTATTTTTCACTCCAGAGTATGATATGACTTCTGCTGTATTGAAAGAATTAGGTATTTCTACCAATTAA
- a CDS encoding POTRA domain-containing protein — translation MNRLLTLLLLLAAMVITMPLQAQETIDYRTPKTYEIGGITITGTEYLDENVLISFSGLNVGDKVTIPGDDVPNAIKKLWRQGLFADVKIYATRIINDVIFLNIDLKERVRLSKYRFKGVKKSDEENLKESVGLIRGRIINQNLLNNAKNSIVKYYSEKGYLNVDVEITQEKDTLFTNRDMLELKIQRGDKVKINDVFIAGNENVSDRKIKKKMSGTKERNRFKTGFFKKIFKDINDKSIGNALGNISLSQTADYIDANVFRFKPFSSSKFIEDDFEDDKKAIIEFYNSKGYRDARIVMDTLYSVDKDNVVVELKIEEGERYYFRDIAWRGNSKYTDVQLASILGIEKGDIYNLELLNKRLQLDPNGQDIGSLYMDDGYLFFQITPLEKSVEGDSIDLVINVYEGPQATVDRIIIKGNTKTNEHVIRRELRSVPGAKFSRSDLIRSQREIANLGYFDPEQIGITPLPDPQKGTVDIEYSVVEKSTDQLELSAGWSGNSVVGSLGVAFNNFSLKNIFDKSAWHPLPSGDGQRLSVRYQSTGRRFQSLNFSFTEPWLGGKRPNALTVSVFNSRYRQLDSQSSVFGGFNGGFADQGNIIGSLDISGLSVGLGRRLTWPDDNFSLQVALNYQRFKLDNWRSFPQFIIQNGFMNNANLTASLGRYSIDNPIFPRMGSNISLTLQVTPPYSEFNDKDYSTVSNDERYKWAEYHKWKFKAEWYTPIVGKFVLKTAVKMGLMGFYNEDIGYSPLERFEVGGDGIANFDLLFGKEIIALRGYEVEDVMGVRNSANTPVEEQAGFPFYAKYTMEVRYPISLNPSSTIYAHSFLEGGNAWKNIKEFNPLEVRRAAGIGLRIFLPMFGTLGFDYGVGFDKQPNSSSTGGDSFLSRYGKFSVILGVEPE, via the coding sequence ATGAACAGATTATTGACTTTACTTTTACTTTTGGCTGCAATGGTCATTACGATGCCCCTTCAAGCACAAGAAACGATAGATTACCGCACACCGAAAACGTATGAAATTGGTGGTATTACCATCACAGGGACGGAGTATCTCGATGAAAATGTGTTGATTAGTTTTTCGGGGTTGAATGTAGGTGACAAAGTGACGATTCCTGGGGACGATGTGCCGAATGCCATCAAGAAGCTATGGCGACAAGGTTTGTTTGCGGATGTGAAAATATATGCAACACGCATTATCAACGATGTGATTTTCCTCAATATTGACCTCAAAGAAAGGGTGCGCCTCTCCAAATACCGCTTCAAAGGGGTGAAAAAATCCGATGAAGAAAACCTAAAAGAATCGGTTGGCCTAATTCGTGGGCGTATCATCAATCAAAACCTCCTCAACAATGCCAAAAATTCAATCGTAAAATACTACTCCGAAAAGGGCTATCTCAATGTAGATGTAGAAATTACCCAAGAAAAAGATACCCTATTTACCAACCGTGATATGTTGGAATTGAAGATACAGAGAGGAGATAAAGTCAAAATCAACGATGTTTTTATTGCTGGTAACGAAAATGTGAGTGACCGAAAAATCAAGAAGAAAATGAGCGGTACCAAAGAACGCAACCGCTTCAAAACGGGTTTCTTCAAAAAAATCTTCAAAGACATCAACGATAAAAGTATAGGAAATGCATTGGGAAATATCTCTTTATCTCAAACTGCAGATTATATTGATGCCAATGTATTTCGCTTCAAACCATTCAGTTCTTCCAAATTCATTGAGGATGACTTTGAAGATGATAAAAAAGCTATCATTGAATTTTACAACTCCAAAGGTTATCGTGATGCCCGTATTGTGATGGATACTTTGTATTCGGTGGATAAAGATAATGTGGTGGTAGAATTGAAAATTGAAGAAGGCGAACGATATTATTTCAGAGATATAGCTTGGCGAGGAAATAGCAAATATACTGATGTTCAATTGGCTTCAATCTTAGGGATTGAGAAAGGAGATATTTATAATTTAGAGTTGCTGAACAAACGCCTTCAATTGGATCCAAATGGACAGGACATCGGCTCGTTGTATATGGACGATGGTTACTTGTTTTTTCAAATAACACCTTTAGAAAAATCCGTTGAAGGAGATTCTATTGATTTGGTAATCAATGTATATGAAGGCCCACAAGCAACAGTAGATCGCATTATCATCAAAGGAAATACCAAAACCAATGAGCATGTGATTCGCCGAGAATTGCGTTCGGTACCTGGGGCTAAATTTAGCAGAAGTGATTTAATTCGTTCGCAGCGAGAAATTGCGAATTTGGGTTATTTTGATCCCGAACAAATTGGGATTACTCCCCTTCCAGATCCTCAAAAAGGAACAGTAGACATAGAATATAGTGTAGTCGAAAAATCTACCGATCAGTTGGAACTATCAGCAGGTTGGAGTGGAAACAGTGTGGTAGGAAGTTTGGGAGTTGCCTTCAATAACTTTTCTCTAAAAAACATCTTCGATAAAAGTGCATGGCATCCGCTTCCGAGTGGCGATGGACAGCGATTGTCGGTACGTTACCAATCCACAGGTCGCCGTTTCCAAAGTCTAAATTTTTCGTTTACCGAGCCGTGGCTGGGTGGAAAACGCCCAAATGCACTTACTGTGAGTGTGTTCAATTCTCGCTACCGTCAGCTGGATTCCCAAAGTTCTGTATTTGGAGGCTTTAATGGTGGGTTTGCTGATCAAGGAAATATTATTGGTAGTTTGGACATTTCGGGCCTAAGCGTAGGCTTGGGTAGAAGATTGACCTGGCCTGATGATAACTTTAGCTTGCAGGTAGCTCTCAATTACCAACGTTTCAAATTGGACAATTGGCGTTCGTTTCCACAATTTATCATCCAAAATGGATTCATGAACAATGCGAATTTAACAGCCTCTTTGGGACGCTATTCAATTGACAATCCGATTTTCCCACGTATGGGATCTAATATTTCGCTGACCTTACAAGTTACTCCACCCTATTCAGAGTTCAATGACAAAGATTACAGTACGGTGTCTAATGATGAAAGATACAAATGGGCAGAGTACCACAAATGGAAATTCAAAGCAGAATGGTACACCCCTATTGTCGGAAAGTTCGTTTTGAAAACGGCTGTTAAAATGGGCTTGATGGGCTTTTACAACGAAGATATAGGTTATTCTCCATTAGAGCGATTTGAAGTAGGAGGGGATGGTATTGCGAACTTTGACTTATTGTTTGGAAAAGAAATCATTGCTTTAAGAGGATATGAAGTGGAGGATGTTATGGGAGTACGAAATTCGGCTAACACACCCGTAGAAGAACAAGCTGGTTTTCCGTTTTATGCTAAATACACAATGGAGGTTCGTTATCCAATCAGTTTGAATCCAAGTTCTACGATTTATGCACATTCTTTCTTAGAGGGAGGAAATGCATGGAAAAATATCAAGGAATTTAATCCATTAGAAGTTAGAAGAGCTGCTGGAATTGGCCTGCGAATTTTCTTACCCATGTTTGGAACATTGGGTTTTGATTATGGAGTTGGTTTTGACAAACAGCCGAATTCATCTTCAACTGGTGGTGACAGCTTCTTGTCTAGATATGGAAAGTTTAGTGTAATTTTGGGAGTAGAACCAGAGTAA
- a CDS encoding OmpH family outer membrane protein has protein sequence MKYFKIFFFIGFIAFSTLSVQAQKLAYMNSASLFSSLSTFKAAEKELATYVEQLNAKFKEQEDALMAQVKTYQDSIKLLPPIKQKEREDQLKTQKNAIDLGKIQANQDVTNKEQALLKPIQDSVDKAVLDLLNEGNYAFIFDTAQPGILPGPAAEDVTEILRKMIEGEE, from the coding sequence ATGAAATACTTCAAAATATTTTTCTTTATCGGGTTCATTGCTTTTTCTACACTTAGTGTTCAGGCACAGAAACTCGCATATATGAATAGTGCGAGTTTGTTTAGCAGTCTTTCCACTTTTAAGGCAGCAGAAAAGGAATTGGCTACCTATGTAGAACAACTGAACGCCAAATTTAAAGAACAGGAAGATGCGCTTATGGCACAGGTGAAAACATATCAAGATTCTATCAAACTTTTGCCTCCTATCAAACAAAAAGAAAGAGAAGATCAACTCAAAACCCAAAAAAATGCAATTGACCTCGGTAAAATTCAGGCAAACCAAGATGTGACCAACAAAGAACAGGCTCTGCTGAAACCTATTCAAGATAGTGTTGACAAGGCTGTATTGGATTTGTTGAATGAAGGCAATTATGCGTTCATATTTGATACCGCCCAACCAGGTATTCTACCTGGGCCTGCTGCGGAAGATGTGACAGAAATTCTCCGCAAAATGATAGAAGGAGAAGAATAG
- a CDS encoding OmpH family outer membrane protein, which produces MKRVLKFLMLSCCFLMVTNLMAQKFGHTNSIELYSSLSEWKSAEKQLETYAQQLQKQLKTDEEAFYKDLQTFQESVKAGALSEAQIEQQYPVFQQREQNLLKKQQEAQQKASKKELELFGPIKDRVNNAIKAVMTDGNYAYIFDIAQGVIVPGPAGEDVTTKIKAKL; this is translated from the coding sequence ATGAAACGTGTATTAAAATTCTTAATGTTAAGTTGTTGCTTTTTGATGGTAACGAATTTGATGGCGCAGAAGTTTGGTCATACCAATAGCATCGAACTTTATAGCAGCTTATCAGAGTGGAAATCTGCCGAGAAGCAGTTGGAAACGTATGCACAACAACTTCAAAAACAACTGAAAACAGACGAAGAAGCTTTCTATAAGGATTTACAAACATTCCAAGAAAGTGTGAAAGCAGGTGCCTTATCCGAAGCACAAATCGAACAACAGTACCCTGTTTTCCAACAGCGTGAACAAAACCTGTTGAAGAAACAGCAAGAAGCGCAGCAAAAAGCATCCAAAAAAGAGTTGGAATTGTTTGGCCCTATCAAAGATCGAGTAAACAATGCTATTAAAGCAGTAATGACTGATGGTAATTATGCTTACATTTTCGACATAGCTCAAGGAGTGATTGTTCCTGGCCCAGCAGGCGAAGATGTAACCACAAAAATCAAGGCTAAACTATAA
- a CDS encoding methylated-DNA--[protein]-cysteine S-methyltransferase: protein MTTHTPKYVTYLKSSIGAIAIEGNEVGVTAIQFLDAAAPNHNSTVIPTFLSDAAIQLQEYFDKKRTDFDISMDLQGTDFQLRVWKELQHIPYGKTVSYLDVALALGDRKAIRAVGTANGRNPIAIVVPCHRVIGSDRSLTGYAGGLERKKWLLDLEQPFVQGSLF, encoded by the coding sequence ATGACTACTCACACTCCCAAATATGTTACTTACCTAAAATCTTCAATAGGTGCTATTGCTATTGAAGGAAATGAGGTGGGGGTGACTGCTATTCAATTTTTGGATGCTGCTGCGCCAAATCATAATTCCACTGTCATTCCTACTTTTTTATCCGATGCTGCGATTCAACTACAAGAATATTTTGATAAAAAACGCACCGATTTTGACATCTCCATGGATTTGCAAGGAACTGATTTTCAGTTAAGAGTATGGAAAGAATTGCAGCATATCCCCTATGGCAAAACTGTTTCGTATTTGGATGTAGCATTGGCTTTGGGGGATAGAAAGGCAATTCGTGCGGTAGGTACTGCCAATGGTCGAAATCCTATTGCGATTGTCGTTCCATGTCATCGAGTGATTGGCAGCGACAGAAGTCTGACGGGTTATGCAGGTGGTTTGGAGCGTAAAAAATGGTTGCTGGATTTAGAGCAGCCATTTGTACAAGGAAGTTTATTTTAA
- a CDS encoding VWA domain-containing protein has protein sequence MNKLFITAFFISVFCCFQSIAQPKSVSLSFQQTPLINVLVEVNNCFYQPDSKEKFVYLYINAKAAKFSTNTQKPPLNLSLVLDRSGSMSGAKLKYARQASKVVIDHLDESDILSIIAYDHEIEVMQPSLSITNSKTRKQLKRKIDAIYDNGATNLGGGMLEGFKQVSEYYNSNYVNRVLLLSDGLANRGIIDPKVLKDTTQYFHERQNMSLSTFGLGADFDEDLMEGLAEYGGANYYFIDKAEKVTETLLDELRILQNVVSQKELLKVVFPSDILQLEEAYGLPINEKQGVITVSFSNMFAGEEKAVLLKFLVLKTFQNPIDIATTFSYATILKQDLDKDMVQLQKTLHITPTHDVNQWEANQNKMVYQQIALYKGNATFRKAIEAVDASKINVAKNLLKENLAYLQKQIFDFESDTALNQLQSYNQTYLSELDKFEDYSDYEQKILQKSAKNMYYRLLKKKKIDWL, from the coding sequence ATGAATAAACTATTCATTACTGCTTTCTTCATATCAGTTTTTTGCTGTTTTCAAAGTATCGCTCAACCCAAAAGTGTTTCACTTTCCTTTCAACAAACACCTTTGATAAACGTTCTGGTGGAAGTAAACAATTGTTTCTATCAACCTGACTCAAAAGAAAAATTTGTTTACCTCTATATCAACGCCAAAGCTGCAAAATTTTCTACAAATACCCAAAAACCCCCTCTTAATTTATCGCTGGTATTAGACAGAAGTGGTTCAATGTCAGGAGCAAAATTGAAATATGCACGCCAAGCATCAAAAGTGGTAATTGATCATCTCGATGAAAGCGACATCCTTTCTATCATAGCCTATGACCACGAAATTGAAGTGATGCAGCCCAGTTTAAGCATTACCAATAGCAAGACACGAAAGCAATTGAAGCGAAAAATAGATGCGATTTATGACAATGGTGCCACCAATTTGGGTGGAGGAATGTTGGAGGGGTTCAAACAGGTTTCAGAATATTATAATTCAAACTATGTCAATAGAGTACTGTTGCTATCAGACGGTTTGGCAAACAGAGGAATCATTGATCCTAAAGTATTGAAAGATACAACACAGTACTTCCATGAGCGTCAGAATATGAGTCTTTCTACTTTTGGTTTAGGAGCAGATTTTGACGAAGACCTTATGGAGGGTTTGGCGGAATATGGCGGAGCAAATTACTATTTCATTGATAAAGCCGAGAAAGTGACCGAAACTTTGCTCGATGAATTGAGGATTTTACAGAATGTGGTGTCTCAAAAAGAGCTGTTGAAGGTGGTTTTTCCCAGTGATATATTGCAGTTAGAAGAAGCCTATGGTCTGCCGATTAACGAAAAACAAGGAGTTATTACTGTTTCATTTAGCAATATGTTTGCAGGAGAAGAAAAAGCAGTATTGCTCAAATTTTTGGTGTTAAAAACCTTTCAAAACCCCATAGATATAGCCACTACTTTTAGCTATGCTACTATTCTAAAGCAGGATTTAGACAAAGACATGGTACAATTACAAAAAACATTACACATCACACCGACTCATGATGTAAATCAATGGGAAGCGAATCAAAATAAAATGGTTTACCAACAAATCGCTTTGTATAAAGGCAACGCTACTTTCCGAAAGGCTATTGAAGCGGTTGATGCGTCAAAGATAAATGTTGCCAAAAATCTACTAAAAGAAAATTTAGCTTATCTCCAAAAACAAATTTTTGATTTTGAATCAGATACTGCACTCAATCAACTGCAAAGTTACAATCAGACATACCTCAGCGAACTCGATAAATTCGAAGATTATAGTGACTATGAACAAAAAATATTGCAAAAATCGGCTAAGAATATGTATTACCGATTATTGAAAAAGAAAAAAATTGATTGGCTCTAA
- a CDS encoding SOS response-associated peptidase, with product MCYDIKATLEAQLNRAKRNLEAEAFQEIRQRLIPQTNLPIYHASGFSHPKMLIYTDKSPNHPTVSTWGLVPHWVKDAAQLKKSWNNTLNARGETIFDKPSFRESAQNRRCIVQVNGFYEHHHFKGSAYPFFIHHRTHEPLTLAGLWSEWVDRETGQILNTFSIVTTKGNRMMAKIHNNPKLEEPRMPLILPQELEDKWLAPIVDELDKKAIQELITAYPEEELEAYTVNRLRGKKYVGNVEEVSKPFEYFEEFSF from the coding sequence ATGTGCTACGATATAAAAGCAACCTTGGAAGCCCAGTTAAATCGGGCAAAGAGAAATTTAGAGGCCGAAGCTTTTCAAGAAATTCGGCAAAGGTTGATTCCCCAAACGAATTTACCGATTTACCACGCTTCCGGGTTTAGCCATCCTAAAATGTTGATATATACAGACAAAAGTCCAAATCATCCAACCGTTTCTACTTGGGGACTTGTTCCGCATTGGGTGAAAGATGCTGCTCAACTCAAGAAAAGTTGGAACAATACCCTGAATGCAAGAGGGGAAACCATTTTTGACAAACCTTCCTTTCGGGAATCTGCTCAGAATCGTCGGTGCATTGTACAAGTAAACGGGTTTTATGAACACCATCACTTCAAAGGAAGTGCCTATCCATTTTTTATTCACCACCGAACCCATGAGCCTTTGACATTGGCGGGTTTATGGAGTGAATGGGTAGATAGGGAAACGGGGCAAATCCTCAATACGTTTTCCATTGTGACAACGAAAGGAAACCGAATGATGGCAAAAATTCACAACAATCCAAAACTTGAAGAGCCCCGAATGCCCCTCATTTTGCCACAGGAACTAGAGGATAAGTGGTTAGCACCTATTGTAGATGAGCTGGACAAGAAGGCTATTCAAGAATTGATAACTGCTTATCCAGAAGAAGAATTGGAGGCTTATACAGTGAACCGATTGAGGGGTAAAAAATATGTCGGTAATGTAGAGGAGGTTTCTAAACCATTTGAATATTTTGAAGAGTTTTCTTTTTGA
- the xseA gene encoding exodeoxyribonuclease VII large subunit: protein MNKNIHELNYFIRNPQQFCNFTIQQLFMTSLTLSELNEKIDEALYGLSSRSTWVMAEIAELKSTGAGHIYLDLIEKEQNKIIAKSSATIWYNTGLLLRRKFGRSLSQILKKGNRVLVSAKVSYHAVYGLKLNIIDLDASATIGDLELRRLETIRKLQEEGYTNVNNRLELPLVLQRIAVISSPTAAGYGDFVNQLENNPYGYQIHHHLFPSAMQGDNMETEMRLQLQQIAEYQNRFDAIVIIRGGGSKLDLESFNSYELAKTIALHPLPILTGIGHQQDETVADLVAHTSIKTPTAVAEYILDTYMQFEQQLYLLGEQIQQNTQRLLTQQQYLLNHIDSRLQSKAIHLLQNEQVNIAQLQARLNRSAQQRLKRENLQLQLLERTFQLFNVETLLQRGFSITRKNGMALKNIHPLKKGDVVETELANGTVKSKVI, encoded by the coding sequence TTGAACAAAAATATCCATGAGTTAAATTATTTTATTCGCAATCCTCAACAATTCTGCAATTTTACCATTCAACAATTATTTATGACTTCTCTTACGCTCTCAGAACTCAACGAAAAAATTGACGAGGCACTCTATGGATTGAGTAGTCGTTCGACTTGGGTAATGGCAGAAATAGCGGAACTCAAAAGCACAGGGGCGGGGCATATTTACTTAGATCTAATAGAGAAAGAGCAAAATAAGATAATTGCAAAATCCTCTGCTACAATATGGTACAATACGGGCTTATTACTAAGGCGGAAATTTGGTAGAAGTCTTTCTCAAATTTTAAAGAAAGGGAATCGGGTCTTGGTAAGTGCAAAAGTCAGCTATCATGCAGTTTATGGTCTCAAACTCAATATCATTGACCTTGATGCTTCTGCAACGATTGGCGATTTGGAATTGCGTCGCTTGGAAACCATTCGCAAATTGCAGGAAGAAGGTTATACCAATGTCAACAATCGTTTAGAACTCCCTTTAGTTTTGCAGCGAATTGCTGTTATTTCTTCTCCAACTGCTGCGGGTTATGGTGATTTTGTCAATCAATTGGAAAACAATCCCTATGGCTACCAAATTCACCACCATCTTTTTCCTTCTGCTATGCAGGGCGACAATATGGAAACCGAAATGCGTCTTCAATTGCAACAAATAGCTGAATATCAGAACCGATTTGATGCTATTGTTATCATTCGTGGAGGCGGTAGTAAGCTGGATTTAGAATCTTTCAACAGTTATGAGTTGGCCAAAACAATTGCGCTACATCCTCTACCGATTCTCACAGGTATTGGACACCAGCAAGATGAAACGGTTGCTGATTTGGTCGCCCATACTTCCATCAAAACTCCTACGGCAGTTGCCGAATATATTTTGGATACCTATATGCAGTTTGAACAGCAATTGTATCTTTTAGGTGAACAAATCCAGCAAAATACCCAAAGACTACTCACCCAACAGCAATATCTACTCAATCATATTGACAGCCGCCTACAATCAAAAGCTATTCATTTACTACAAAATGAGCAAGTAAATATAGCACAACTCCAAGCACGTTTAAATCGCTCTGCCCAACAACGATTGAAGCGAGAAAATCTTCAATTGCAGCTATTGGAGCGCACTTTTCAACTTTTCAATGTTGAAACTTTGCTGCAAAGGGGTTTTAGCATTACTCGAAAAAATGGAATGGCTTTGAAAAATATTCATCCTTTGAAGAAAGGGGATGTTGTAGAAACAGAGTTGGCAAATGGTACTGTGAAAAGCAAGGTAATTTGA